A DNA window from Setaria viridis chromosome 2, Setaria_viridis_v4.0, whole genome shotgun sequence contains the following coding sequences:
- the LOC117845449 gene encoding uncharacterized protein, with protein MGNSYSGGGSSSSSVAALEVPLHLCFFLLVLLLFLGFSWYTSYESAAESFANQARILLMASPFALLLAVRLLSSVAPGEGGAARGVGDLLAVPMPERDSIHRAGGSPWGVGLLLLLLLVMVSYQSNFREKWFPLASR; from the coding sequence ATGGGGAACTCGTACagtggcggcggctcgtcgtcgtcctcggtggcggcgctggaAGTGCCGCTGCACCTGTGCTTCTTCCTGCTGGTGCTGCTCCTCTTCCTGGGCTTCTCGTGGTACACGAGCTACGAGTCGGCGGCGGAGTCGTTCGCCAACCAGGCGCGGATCCTGCTCATGGCGTCGCCGTtcgcgctgctgctggcggtgCGCCTGCTGTCGAGCGTCGCGccgggcgagggcggcgcggcgcggggcgtggGCGACCTGCTGGCGGTGCCCATGCCCGAGCGGGACTCCATCCATCGCGCCGGTGGCTCGCCCTGGGgcgtcggcctcctcctcctcctgctcctcgtcATGGTCTCCTACCAGTCCAACTTCCGGGAGAAGTGGTTCCCGCTCGCGAGCAGGTGA
- the LOC117842344 gene encoding AAA-ATPase At5g57480-like, with the protein MEFLSQMWSLLGLLTILQNVLPTQLLSLLHSLWQSLQDSLTPYSYFDVPEFLGSAAVEPNALYRHVQLYLHRSLLLSSPPPPRLTLSLPRSAVAASGASATAAAAPPSVSLSPNHSVADTFNGHRAVWTHHADTLQDSLEERRSFSLRLPKRHAAAVLPAYLAHLAAAADHLERSSRARRLHTNAASPRVAAAWASVPFCHPATFDTLALDPGLKARLLADLTAFAEGREFYRRTGRPWKRGYLLHGPPGSGKSSLIAAMANHLRYDVFDLELTRVATNADLRALLIQTTNRSLIVIEDIDCSLHLTGDRGLASERMHKRRKLHAAAYDDGDDSSDSDDDAGGNHRGKVTLSGLLNFTDGLWSCCGEERIIVFTTNHVDGIDPALLRPGRMDVHVRLDACGAHAMRELVQRYVGVGDHEMLDAAEGSIRSGAEMTPAEVGEVLLRNRDEPEMAVTELAAELKARRNAADDLQWEDSAAELSDGSPTKKGRKGLGWEGKVRILGRLRSLTKSDSGRR; encoded by the coding sequence ATGGAGTTCCTGTCGCAGATGTGGTCGCTGCTGGGCCTTCTCACCATCCTGCAGAACGTCCTCCCCACGCAGCTCCTCTCCCTGCTCCACTCGCTGTGGCAGTCGCTCCAGGACTCGCTCACGCCCTACTCCTACTTCGACGTCCCCGAGTTCctcggctccgccgccgtcgagcccaACGCGCTCTACCGCCACGTCCAGCTCTACCTCCaccgctccctcctcctctcctcccctcctccgccccgCCTCACGCTCTCGCTCCCGCGCTCCGCCGTCGCGGCTTCCGGCGCGTCGGCCACGGCcgcagccgcgccgccgtccgtgtCGCTCTCGCCGAACCACTCGGTCGCGGACACCTTCAACGGCCACCGCGCCGTGTGGACGCACCACGCCGACACGCTCCAGGACTCGCTCGAGGAGCGCCGGTCCTTCTCGCTGCGCCTCCCCAAGCGGCACGCCGCGGCGGTGCTCCCGGCGTACCTCGcacacctcgccgccgcggcggaccaCCTGGAGCGCTCGtcgcgggcgcggcggctgcACACCAACGCCGCGTCCCCGCGCGTCGCCGCGGCGTGGGCGTCGGTGCCCTTCTGCCACCCGGCCACCTTCGACACGCTCGCGCTCGACCCGGGCCTCAAGGCGCGCCTCCTGGCAGACCTCACGGCGTTTGCCGAGGGAAGGGAGTTCTACCGCCGGACGGGGAGGCCGTGGAAGCGCGGGTACCTCCTGCACGGCCCGCCGGGCTCTGGCAAGTCCTCGCTCATCGCCGCCATGGCGAACCACCTCCGGTACGACGTGTTCGACCTGGAGCTCACCCGCGTCGCCACAAATGCAGACCTCCGCGCGCTCCTCATCCAGACCACCAACCGCTCGCTCATTGTCATCGAGGACATCGACTGCTCCCtccacctcaccggcgaccgcgGCCTGGCCTCCGAGAGGATGCACAAAAGGCGCaagctccacgccgccgcctatgacgacggcgacgactcATCCGACtcggacgacgacgccggcggcaaCCACCGTGGGAAGGTGACGCTATCCGGGCTCCTCAACTTCACCGACGGCCTGTGGTCGTGCTGCGGCGAGGAGCGCATCATCGTGTTCACGACGAACCACGTGGACGGCATCGACCCCGCCCTGCTTCGCCCGGGGAGGATGGACGTCCACGTCCGCCTCGACGCGTGCGGCGCGCACGCCATGCGCGAGCTGGTGCAGCGctacgtcggcgtcggcgaccacGAGATGCTCGATGCGGCGGAGGGCTCCATCAGGAGCGGCGCGGAGATGACGCCGGCCGAGGTCGGAGAAGTGCTTCTGAGGAACAGAGACGAGCCGGAGATGGCGGTGACGGAGCTCGCGGCCGAGCTGAAGGCGAGGAGGAACGCGGCTGATGATCTCCAGTGGGAGGACTCGGCGGCGGAGCTCTCTGACGGGTCGCCGACGAAGAAAGGGAGGAAGGGGTTGGGGTGGGAGGGCAAGGTCAGGATATTGGGAAGGCTGAGGAGCCTCACCAAGTCGGACTCCGGCCGGCGATGA
- the LOC117842343 gene encoding LOW QUALITY PROTEIN: uncharacterized protein (The sequence of the model RefSeq protein was modified relative to this genomic sequence to represent the inferred CDS: substituted 1 base at 1 genomic stop codon), whose translation MSAGSERPYAFATPSTVPEGFSRGSGTGPTAAATDSSGRSSFSGAPAKSRKPPFRPAADDTKPVLRDPISRSDPVETQAVLRLPPFPXDRASQS comes from the exons ATGTCCGCCGGAAGCGAGAGGCCTTACGCCTTCGCGACGCCCTCGACGGTGCCGGAGGGCTTCTCCCGCGGCTCCGGCACCGGCCCCACCGCAGCCGCCACTGACAGCTCCGGGAGGAGCTCCTTCTCCGGAGCGCCGGCGAAGAGCAGGAAGCCGCCTTTCCGGCCCGCCGCGGACGACACTAAGCCCGTCCTTCGCGACCCG ATTTCGCGGTCGGATCCGGTGGAGACCCAGGCCGTGCTGCGGCTGCCGCCCTTCCCCTGAGATCGCGCCTCCCAATCCTGA
- the LOC140220079 gene encoding putative cyclin-dependent kinase F-2, with translation MVAKRSVAPVGCMTDDEVTSSGMIMDAARVAAICAKIEEYAAGGAPMSGRRVAAICAMFDDRAAAGRTRRNKRRKKLCVDSTRSYKQIGEIGSGSFGAVVKARHRRTGQTVAIKTFRRRDGKKAPAVSELLREACFLAACGGHPHLAGLHAVARDPRTKRYSLVMEYVGPSLRRALKDHLRVHGGPFPEAEARRVMAQLLAGAEAMHAHRIVHRDIKPGNVLVSEDGGGGGGGVVKICDYGLAMSTAKAGPPYARVGTSWYMAPEVLTRRTDYDERVDLWSLGCVMAEMLSGEVLFKVDDDDDYIHQLDRMFDVLGAPGVDALQTFAPPFVEGKLLRRLARQPRSSHQGRLRELFPGETLSQDAFDVLKGLLTINPKERLTAAAALRLPWFTAAVDAPASEIGAMASSTQTAASTFVRVLTSALAFLRRMALELIRLPRRCSGIMRRKSIV, from the coding sequence ATGGTCGCCAAGCGATCAGTTGCACCCGTCGGGTGCATGACGGATGACGAGGTCACCTCGTCGGGAATGATCATGGACGCCGCACGGGTCGCCGCCATCTGCGCGAAGATCGAGGAGTATGCCGCTGGGGGAGCACCCATGAGCGGCCGCCGAGTCGCGGCCATCTGCGCCATGTTcgacgaccgcgccgccgctgggagAACCCGCAGGAacaagagaaggaagaagctgTGCGTGGACAGCACCCGCAGCTACAAGCAGATAGGGGAGATCGGCAGCGGCAGCTTCGGCGCCGTCGTCAAGGCGCGCCACCGCAGGACAGGCCAGACCGTCGCCATCAAGACATtccggcggcgggacggcaAGAAGGCACCCGCCGTCAGCGAGCTGCTCCGGGAGGCCTGCTTCCTGGCGGCCTGCGGCGGCCACCCCCACCTCGCTGGCCTCCACGCCGTCGCGCGCGACCCGCGCACCAAGAGGTACTCCCTCGTCATGGAGTACGTCGGGCCAAGCCTGCGGCGCGCCCTCAAGGACCACCTGCGCGTCCACGGCGGCCCATTCCCGGAGGCCGAGGCGCGCCGGGTCATGGCCCAGCTCCTGGCCGGCGCCGAGGCGATGCACGCGCACCGCATCGTCCACCGCGACATCAAGCCCGGGAACGTCCTCGTcagcgaggacggcggcggcggcggcggcggcgtcgtgaaGATCTGCGACTACGGGCTGGCCATGTCCACCGCGAAGGCCGGTCCGCCGTACGCGCGGGTGGGCACGTCGTGGTACATGGCGCCCGAGGTGCTGACGCGCAGGACGGACTACGACGAGCGCGTCGACCTGTGGTCGCTCGGTTGCGTCATGGCGGAGATGCTCTCCGGCGAGGTGCTGTTCaaggtggacgacgacgacgactacaTTCACCAGCTCGACAGGATGTTCGACGTGCTTGGCGCGCCGGGCGTGGACGCGCTGCAGACGTTCGCGCCGCCGTTCGTTGAAGGAAAGCTGCTGCGCCGGCTAGCGCGGCAGCCGCGGTCCAGTCACCAGGGCCGGCTGCGCGAGCTGTTTCCCGGCGAGACGCTGTCGCAGGATGCGTTCGACGTCTTGAAGGGGCTCCTCACGATTAACCCCAAGGAGCGGctgacggccgccgcggcgctccggCTCCCTTGGTTCACTGCCGCCGTCGATGCCCCTGCTTCAGAGATAGGTGCCATGGCGTCGTCGACGCAGACGGCGGCATCGACTTTTGTTCGGGTGCTGACCAGTGCTTTGGCATTTCTGAGGAGGATGGCACTGGAACTAATAAGGTTGCCCAGACGTTGCTCAGGCATAATGCGTCGTAAAAGCATTGTTTAG
- the LOC117842880 gene encoding uncharacterized protein, producing MSEQDAQHVGGSPPDTAIESFSQLPFVRPKPPQPAASSSSPSPIRLFGFDVPPDAATPSTATSDAAAATATAASQAAGSGAGAGDGGGGGGGRKFECHYCCRNFPTSQALGGHQNAHKRERQHAKRAQYQSAMAMHHHAHYPGHPHAYPAFTSYHHRFGMARYEPPPGPPPHYPSWSSHLPQAAPPVVPRYYAGAGSLSQPINGSPVPAAALWRVPAVTVAAPLARQERPAPLSLPGREEEAMVAGARRGNVAAGQGGSRLSLSSSSSSSTSSQHERRRGDAAGNRENVSLDLTL from the coding sequence ATGAGCGAGCAGGACGCGCAGCACGTCGGCGGCAGCCCCCCGGACACGGCCATCGAGTCGTTCTCGCAGCTCCCCTTCGTCCGCCCCAagccgccgcagccggcggcGTCCTCTTCCAGCCCCTCGCCGATCCGGCTGTTCGGCTTCGACGTcccgcccgacgccgccacgCCCTCCACCGCGACCAGCgatgccgccgcggccaccgccaccgcggcgAGCCAGGCGGCGGGatcgggcgcgggcgcgggtgacggcggcggtggcggcggagggcgcaAGTTCGAGTGCCACTACTGCTGCCGGAACTTCCCGACGTCGCAGGCCCTGGGTGGGCACCAGAACGCGCACAAGCGGGAGCGGCAGCACGCGAAGCGGGCGCAGTACCAGAGCGCCATGGCCATGCACCACCACGCCCACTACCCCGGCCACCCCCACGCGTACCCGGCCTTCACCAGCTACCACCACCGCTTTGGCATGGCGCGCTACGAGCCcccgccggggccgccgccgcactaCCCCTCGTGGTCCAGCCACCTCCCGCAGGCTGCTCCGCCCGTGGTTCCGAGGTACTACGCCGGGGCCGGCTCCCTGTCGCAGCCGATCAACGGCAGCCCGGTGCCGGCTGCCGCGCTCTGGCGGGTCCCGGCCGTCACCGTGGCTGCGCCGCTGGCACGCCAAGAGCGGCCGGCGCCGCTGTCCTTGCCCGGACGTGAGGAGGAGGCAATGGTCGCAGGAGCAAGAAGAGGGAACGTAGCGGCAGGACAGGGCGGCTCGCGATTGTCCctgtcttcctcgtcctcctcgtccacctcgTCGCAGCATGAACGCCGCCGGGGAGATGCTGCTGGGAACAGAGAGAATGTGAGTCTGGATCTCACCTTGTAA